From Candidatus Rokuibacteriota bacterium, a single genomic window includes:
- a CDS encoding 4Fe-4S dicluster domain-containing protein, which yields MNKRDFLKGLILFFPAGGVLGALAGELDAKETAPAQTGTAGAAPKPGPKAYDPKAHYYGMGIEIDKCIGCNRCVEACKAENDVPREPFFFRTWIERYVIKKDGDVVVESISVKSKASKETAQEDSDVLRTFFVPKLCNHCVHPPCVQVCPVGATFATEDGVVLIDSKRCIGCRYCIQACPYGARYLDPRTKTADKCSFCYHRVRQGLLPACVEVCPTQARIFGDLKSKASRLVRFARMNKIHVLKPSLNTEPKVYYAQLDGEVR from the coding sequence ATGAACAAGCGCGACTTCTTGAAGGGCCTCATTCTGTTCTTCCCTGCGGGCGGTGTGCTGGGCGCCCTGGCCGGGGAGCTGGACGCCAAAGAGACGGCCCCCGCGCAGACGGGAACCGCGGGCGCCGCTCCCAAGCCAGGGCCCAAGGCGTACGACCCGAAGGCCCACTACTACGGCATGGGCATCGAGATCGACAAGTGCATCGGCTGCAACCGGTGCGTCGAGGCGTGCAAGGCGGAAAACGACGTGCCGCGGGAGCCGTTCTTCTTCCGCACGTGGATCGAGCGCTACGTGATCAAGAAGGACGGCGACGTGGTCGTGGAAAGCATCAGCGTCAAGAGCAAGGCCTCGAAGGAGACGGCGCAGGAGGACTCTGACGTGCTGCGGACGTTCTTCGTGCCCAAGCTCTGCAACCACTGCGTGCATCCCCCGTGCGTCCAGGTGTGCCCGGTCGGCGCGACATTCGCGACGGAGGACGGAGTGGTGCTCATCGACTCCAAGCGGTGCATCGGGTGCCGGTACTGCATCCAGGCGTGTCCGTACGGGGCCAGGTATCTCGACCCGCGGACCAAGACGGCAGACAAGTGCAGCTTCTGCTACCACCGGGTGCGCCAGGGGCTGCTGCCGGCCTGCGTCGAGGTCTGCCCGACCCAGGCGCGCATCTTCGGCGACCTCAAGAGCAAGGCGAGCCGCCTCGTGCGCTTCGCGCGGATGAACAAGATCCACGTCCTCAAGCCGTCGCTCAACACCGAGCCCAAGGTGTACTACGCCCAGCTCGACGGAGAAGTGCGATGA
- the nrfD gene encoding NrfD/PsrC family molybdoenzyme membrane anchor subunit, translated as MSAEMTEGLSELLEQITGFIYPNEIEIHWSILIVVYPYITGLVAGAFILASLVKVFNVKDVQPTYRLALLTALAFLLVAPLPLLLHLGRPELFYEILLTPNVTSAMAMFGFVYAWYLMGVLLLEVWFEYRRDLIVMAGRERGLMRWIHRALSLFSTDTSEAALAFDRKAIRAITIVGIPSAFLLHGYVGFIFGSVKANPWWSSVLMPIVFLMSAIVSGIALVIFLYMMLAAIRKEPVDMRCLDTVTSYLFYAVIVDFSLEALDFIHRLYESEESVKILGKLITHKLFMSLFVLQILIGMFIPLGILVVAKWRKLNEDGRKLLYFTAVILIQLGIFSTRWNVVIGGQLFSKSFRGLMAYKMEVMGIEGFLAAIVLLALPFVILAVLIRVLPTKRLVDEAPGPA; from the coding sequence ATGAGCGCGGAGATGACGGAGGGCCTGTCCGAGCTGCTGGAGCAGATCACCGGATTCATCTATCCCAACGAGATCGAGATCCACTGGTCGATTCTGATCGTGGTGTATCCCTACATCACGGGCCTCGTCGCGGGGGCCTTCATCCTGGCGTCTCTCGTGAAGGTCTTCAACGTCAAGGATGTTCAGCCGACATACCGGCTGGCCCTGCTCACGGCGCTCGCCTTTCTGCTGGTGGCGCCCCTGCCCCTCCTCCTGCACCTCGGCCGCCCCGAGCTATTCTACGAGATTCTGCTCACCCCGAACGTGACCTCCGCGATGGCCATGTTCGGGTTCGTGTATGCGTGGTACCTCATGGGCGTCCTGCTGCTCGAGGTCTGGTTCGAGTACCGGCGGGATCTCATCGTCATGGCGGGGCGGGAGCGGGGGCTGATGCGGTGGATCCACCGCGCGCTCTCGCTGTTCTCGACCGACACCAGCGAGGCGGCGCTGGCGTTCGACCGTAAGGCCATCCGGGCCATCACCATCGTCGGGATCCCGTCGGCCTTCCTGCTCCACGGCTACGTGGGCTTCATCTTCGGATCGGTGAAGGCGAACCCCTGGTGGAGCAGCGTGCTGATGCCGATCGTGTTCCTCATGTCGGCCATCGTCTCCGGGATCGCGCTCGTCATCTTCCTTTACATGATGCTGGCCGCGATCCGGAAGGAGCCCGTCGACATGCGCTGCCTCGACACGGTCACCTCGTATCTGTTCTACGCCGTGATCGTGGACTTCTCCCTCGAGGCGCTCGACTTCATCCACCGCCTCTACGAGAGCGAGGAGTCGGTGAAGATCCTGGGCAAGCTCATCACGCACAAGCTGTTCATGAGCCTGTTCGTGCTGCAGATCCTGATCGGCATGTTCATCCCGCTGGGCATCCTGGTCGTCGCGAAGTGGCGGAAGCTCAACGAGGACGGCCGGAAGCTGCTGTACTTCACGGCGGTCATCCTGATCCAGCTGGGCATTTTCAGCACGCGCTGGAACGTCGTGATCGGCGGGCAGCTCTTCTCGAAGAGCTTCAGGGGGCTGATGGCATACAAGATGGAGGTCATGGGCATCGAGGGCTTTCTCGCCGCGATAGTGCTCCTCGCGCTGCCGTTCGTGATTCTGGCGGTGCTGATCCGCGTGCTGCCGACGAAGCGGCTTGTGGACGAGGCGCCCGGGCCCGCGTGA
- a CDS encoding DmsE family decaheme c-type cytochrome, with the protein MTGRRWRLFAGIASAAAVVCAGIVLGLPFSSRAQQPAQPAAAAAAPADGNYVGAEVCKACHDEAFSKFSKTKMGRLFLLQARSPKEANACETCHGPGKAHVDAGGGKGKGGLITFAKNDKTPVEKRNQVCLGCHTKGARLFWQGSAHESRDVACTNCHKIMEQVSSKAQLAKATEIETCGTCHLQKRAQTMRSSHMPVREGKMTCTSCHNPHGTVTQTLLKEQGVNETCYTCHAEKRGPFLWNHAPVQESCVNCHDPHGSNWERMLKAAKPRLCQQCHSPGSGHPSNMYGRGDTASLKFVMGHQCTNCHALIHGSNHPSGRVFER; encoded by the coding sequence ATGACCGGTAGGCGTTGGCGGCTGTTCGCGGGGATCGCCTCGGCGGCGGCGGTGGTCTGCGCCGGGATCGTCCTCGGCCTTCCTTTCTCCTCCCGTGCCCAGCAGCCGGCACAGCCGGCCGCCGCCGCGGCCGCACCCGCGGACGGCAACTATGTCGGCGCGGAGGTTTGCAAGGCCTGTCACGACGAGGCGTTCAGCAAGTTCTCCAAGACCAAGATGGGGCGCCTTTTCCTCCTCCAGGCGCGGAGTCCCAAGGAGGCCAACGCCTGCGAGACCTGCCACGGCCCCGGCAAGGCGCACGTGGACGCGGGCGGCGGCAAGGGCAAGGGTGGGCTGATCACCTTCGCGAAGAACGACAAGACCCCCGTGGAGAAGCGCAACCAGGTGTGCCTGGGCTGCCACACCAAGGGCGCTCGGCTCTTCTGGCAGGGAAGCGCCCACGAGTCGCGCGACGTCGCGTGCACCAACTGCCACAAGATCATGGAACAGGTCTCGTCCAAGGCGCAGCTCGCGAAGGCGACCGAGATCGAGACCTGCGGCACGTGCCACCTGCAGAAGCGGGCGCAGACAATGCGGTCCTCGCACATGCCGGTCCGCGAGGGCAAGATGACCTGCACCTCGTGCCACAACCCGCACGGGACGGTCACTCAAACCCTCCTCAAGGAGCAGGGGGTCAACGAGACCTGCTATACCTGCCACGCGGAGAAGCGCGGACCGTTCCTCTGGAACCACGCGCCGGTCCAGGAGAGCTGCGTGAACTGCCACGACCCGCACGGCTCGAACTGGGAGAGGATGCTGAAGGCCGCCAAGCCGCGGCTCTGCCAGCAGTGCCATTCCCCGGGAAGCGGCCACCCGAGCAACATGTACGGTCGCGGTGACACGGCATCGCTCAAGTTCGTGATGGGCCATCAATGCACGAACTGCCATGCCCTTATCCACGGCTCCAACCATCCGTCCGGCCGCGTCTTCGAGCGCTAG
- a CDS encoding MtrB/PioB family decaheme-associated outer membrane protein: MILTRTTPCFLSALLVLGAAGSAPAQTQFAGMNVEGSVEAGGQVFLTDGPKNKERGKFEEYRDIEAGPFLRQLELRLFTPDGSYSGEFLGSKWGREDQEFSLGAGRTGLWRFQFDWDQTPHTFSTTSRTLLHEISRGVWAAPTITSLSDFNGQATSRELHDVSVRWDTARLHFTLTPTPDLELNAKYTRIRKEGDRPFGMSFGSPGSNFLELLQPIEETVHDFRLGGTLARETWQLQFGYTLSVYQNDLSRMRFDNPCFQAPVGGSVAFGCSASESRTAVNSVVPQSGQSSLPPSNMAHTFNIAGGVSLPLRTRITGSLIYSLALQNADFLPHTINPTIAGDVDLRLPQQSLNGNVQTFNLNLQATSRPLPLPLTLSAKYRLYDLVDDSDQISFPAEVVSDRATVVGGVLSPSRGVEVAKRQSFARHNADVDARYQIAQPVAMTIGAGWERWNRGPHREVRESDEYFAKAAIDATPFDWLMARLTYKPSFRRDSDYSRWKVAPVNGFLFRKVDEAERDRHRVDLLLQFTLLDTLSVTPVASYRYDDYLRSAFGLLWETSWSAGIDFGWSPSERLSFSAGYVHEVDDRNLKNRGAGGFDNPSSINSDWITNMKDTVDTFHVEGKAALIPNVLDWTFGANYSTSSGTRETRLTSATLPGAVLAVPGLLPKRMPAADDLLVMFTTALRYHFSKSWTASLFYTFEQFRKNDWRTDDLTPFIPQLAGTTGSIWLGNDARNYDAHILGLTLAYSFK; the protein is encoded by the coding sequence ATGATACTGACCCGGACAACGCCGTGTTTCCTCTCAGCCCTCCTGGTTCTGGGCGCGGCGGGAAGCGCGCCGGCCCAGACTCAATTCGCCGGGATGAACGTCGAAGGCAGCGTCGAGGCGGGAGGCCAGGTCTTCTTGACCGATGGCCCCAAGAACAAGGAGAGGGGCAAATTCGAGGAGTACCGCGACATCGAGGCGGGGCCCTTCCTCCGGCAGCTCGAGTTGAGGCTCTTCACCCCCGACGGGAGCTACTCAGGCGAGTTCCTCGGATCCAAGTGGGGGCGGGAGGACCAGGAGTTCTCGCTGGGCGCCGGGCGCACCGGCCTCTGGCGGTTCCAGTTCGACTGGGACCAGACCCCGCACACCTTCTCGACGACTTCCCGCACGCTCTTGCACGAGATTTCGCGCGGGGTATGGGCGGCCCCGACAATCACGAGCCTGAGCGACTTCAACGGCCAGGCCACCTCGCGGGAGCTCCACGACGTCTCCGTCCGCTGGGACACCGCCCGCCTCCATTTCACGCTGACGCCGACACCGGACCTGGAGCTCAACGCCAAGTACACGAGAATCCGGAAGGAAGGCGACCGGCCGTTCGGCATGTCGTTCGGCTCGCCGGGCAGCAACTTCCTGGAGTTGCTCCAGCCCATCGAGGAGACCGTCCATGACTTCCGCCTGGGCGGGACGCTCGCGCGCGAGACGTGGCAGCTCCAGTTCGGCTACACCCTGTCGGTCTACCAGAACGACCTAAGCCGGATGAGGTTCGACAACCCCTGCTTCCAGGCCCCCGTGGGCGGGAGCGTCGCCTTCGGCTGCTCGGCCAGCGAGTCGCGCACCGCGGTGAACAGTGTGGTGCCCCAGAGCGGCCAGAGTTCCCTCCCGCCGAGCAACATGGCGCACACCTTCAATATCGCCGGTGGCGTGAGCCTGCCGCTTCGGACCCGTATCACCGGCAGCTTGATCTACAGCCTCGCGCTCCAGAACGCGGACTTCCTCCCGCACACGATCAACCCCACGATCGCCGGGGATGTGGACCTCAGGTTGCCGCAGCAGAGCCTGAACGGTAACGTGCAGACCTTCAACCTCAACCTCCAGGCGACCTCTCGCCCGCTCCCGCTTCCGCTGACGCTCTCGGCCAAGTACCGCCTGTACGACCTCGTTGACGATAGCGATCAGATCTCCTTCCCGGCTGAGGTCGTCTCCGACCGCGCGACCGTCGTCGGCGGCGTCCTCAGCCCCTCTCGCGGTGTCGAAGTCGCCAAACGGCAGAGCTTCGCGCGCCACAACGCGGACGTCGACGCGCGGTACCAGATCGCCCAACCCGTGGCCATGACGATCGGCGCCGGCTGGGAGCGCTGGAACCGGGGCCCGCACCGCGAGGTCCGGGAGAGCGACGAATACTTCGCCAAGGCGGCGATCGACGCCACGCCGTTCGACTGGCTCATGGCCCGGCTCACCTACAAGCCGTCGTTCCGGCGGGACTCCGACTACAGCCGCTGGAAGGTGGCCCCCGTGAACGGGTTCCTGTTCCGCAAGGTCGACGAGGCCGAGCGTGATCGTCACCGCGTGGATCTCCTGCTCCAGTTCACGCTGCTCGACACCCTCTCGGTGACGCCCGTGGCCAGCTATCGCTACGACGACTACCTCCGTTCCGCGTTCGGCCTGCTGTGGGAAACGAGCTGGTCGGCGGGGATCGACTTCGGCTGGAGTCCGTCCGAGCGCCTCTCGTTCTCGGCCGGCTACGTGCACGAGGTGGACGACCGGAATCTGAAGAACCGTGGCGCCGGGGGTTTTGACAATCCCTCAAGCATCAACTCTGACTGGATCACGAACATGAAGGACACCGTCGACACCTTCCATGTCGAGGGCAAGGCGGCGCTGATCCCGAACGTGCTCGACTGGACCTTCGGCGCGAACTACTCGACGTCGTCCGGAACCCGAGAAACGCGCCTGACGAGCGCCACCCTTCCGGGCGCGGTCCTCGCCGTTCCCGGCTTGCTGCCGAAACGGATGCCGGCGGCCGACGATCTGCTCGTCATGTTCACCACCGCGCTCCGCTACCACTTCTCGAAATCGTGGACGGCCTCGCTCTTCTACACCTTCGAGCAGTTCAGGAAGAACGACTGGCGCACCGACGACCTGACGCCATTCATTCCGCAACTGGCCGGCACCACGGGCTCGATCTGGCTCGGCAACGACGCCAGGAACTACGACGCCCATATCCTGGGCCTGACGCTCGCCTACAGCTTCAAGTAG
- the hemA gene encoding glutamyl-tRNA reductase gives MTAILVAGISYRSAPVALREQLAFAPGEISAVLPGCLARTQVDEAMLLSTCNRVELYAVGERSGLVEAFDWLCQQRGVMPARLRGLVDVKADRDAVLHCFRVAASLDSMIVGEPQILGQVKDAFELARRAGTVGPLLHRLLSQAFAVAKRVRTETAVAKHAVSIPSGAVELAGKIFGRLEGRAALLIGAGDMGELAARHLVRQGISSLHVTNRTWARAVELSRLLSGTPVPFGRWPEELAHVDIVITSARSSQPLVTVDGIRGDLSRRRARPIFFIDIAVPRNVEPGVAQLENVFCYDVDDLQRVVASNLEERQREAARAEFLIMGEVDRFLTSLRDLDVVPAIVALRRQVEAMSRTDLERALRELPHASRETHEAFETLVAGIVNKILHPPTVKLREAAGAGGGREWAEAVSQLFALSPAAVPGRAARRTDRADGPNGSGPITVAAR, from the coding sequence ATGACAGCGATACTGGTGGCGGGCATCAGTTACCGCTCGGCTCCAGTAGCGCTGCGCGAGCAGTTGGCATTCGCGCCGGGGGAGATTTCCGCTGTGCTCCCCGGCTGCCTGGCACGGACCCAAGTGGACGAGGCCATGCTCCTCTCCACTTGCAACCGCGTGGAGCTCTACGCCGTCGGGGAGCGTTCGGGCCTCGTAGAGGCCTTCGACTGGCTCTGCCAGCAGCGTGGCGTGATGCCGGCAAGGCTGCGAGGGCTCGTCGACGTCAAGGCCGACCGCGACGCCGTCCTCCATTGCTTCCGGGTAGCCGCAAGCCTGGATTCGATGATCGTCGGCGAGCCGCAGATCCTGGGACAGGTCAAGGACGCCTTCGAACTGGCCCGCCGAGCGGGCACCGTGGGCCCCCTGCTCCACCGGCTGCTGAGCCAGGCCTTTGCCGTTGCAAAGCGGGTCCGGACCGAGACTGCGGTTGCAAAGCACGCAGTGTCGATCCCGTCCGGAGCCGTCGAGTTGGCGGGGAAGATTTTCGGCCGGCTCGAGGGCCGCGCCGCGCTCCTCATCGGCGCGGGGGACATGGGTGAGCTGGCCGCGCGACACCTGGTGCGTCAGGGGATTTCCTCCCTCCACGTCACAAACCGGACCTGGGCGCGGGCCGTTGAACTGTCACGCTTGCTCTCGGGCACTCCGGTGCCGTTCGGCCGTTGGCCCGAGGAGCTGGCTCACGTGGACATTGTGATCACCTCGGCCCGCTCGTCCCAGCCCCTCGTCACCGTGGACGGGATCCGGGGAGATCTCTCCCGGCGAAGGGCCCGCCCCATCTTCTTCATCGACATCGCGGTACCCCGGAACGTCGAGCCCGGCGTGGCACAGCTCGAGAACGTCTTCTGCTACGACGTCGACGACCTGCAGCGCGTCGTGGCCTCGAATCTCGAAGAGCGGCAGCGCGAAGCCGCTCGGGCCGAGTTCCTGATCATGGGCGAGGTGGACAGATTCCTCACCTCCCTCAGGGACCTCGACGTCGTCCCGGCCATCGTCGCGTTGCGCCGCCAAGTGGAAGCCATGAGCCGCACCGACCTGGAGCGCGCGCTCCGGGAACTGCCACACGCCTCACGCGAGACTCACGAGGCGTTCGAGACCCTGGTGGCCGGCATCGTGAACAAGATTCTGCATCCCCCCACGGTCAAACTCCGTGAGGCCGCCGGTGCCGGTGGCGGGCGGGAATGGGCGGAGGCAGTCTCGCAGCTCTTCGCTCTATCGCCGGCCGCCGTACCCGGGCGCGCGGCTCGGCGGACGGATCGCGCGGACGGGCCGAACGGATCCGGGCCCATCACGGTAGCCGCCCGGTGA
- a CDS encoding PAS domain-containing protein, whose product MSLRPGRFQGFLLLSAVLIAAVGITAGVIVGAFFERHLLGEEETRTAEIVRSQARQHLSARDLNLVAGDPAERDRNFRVFLEGLPGVFRIKAYDTTGRIVWSNESRLIGMSFPDDTFLQNALSGRVTTVLGTPSREEHVFERSHRYIAEAYVPVEFQGSAGVAGVLETYKDMTATMMDVQRTQRIIWAVAGGIGLFLYGALGLLAWNSSAGERRAISRLERQNRELTLLQQFAQSMLRPVDLGQVAAAVVESAGAGLGFSRAALYRVEGNEGLTLLAEYPPGSSGAAPAADLVADALAARAPLLRAGTVAVALFTPKGSAHLFAGERSQSGADPGPAAIRPLEIMLQEASIALGNAELFTEIREAHERLAAIMASVTDQMVILDREMRVVWANSATAAEVGGSAVGLACFELMGGTPETCRGCPAVRTFHSGTVARGMRARTCPDGKTKYLDLITAPLRDASGRVHQVLEVARDITDMVEMEERLKQANQALVDAQVQLVEQERLAAVGQLVVGLHHAILNPLTGILGILQVLKAETAGKPEQATAIAEAEGEIRKIERLVRRLPDLQRTNGTPYVGRLTMLDLERLWADQAAGRGGGERG is encoded by the coding sequence ATGAGCTTGCGCCCCGGCCGCTTTCAGGGCTTCCTGCTGCTGAGCGCGGTACTGATCGCCGCCGTGGGCATCACGGCCGGCGTGATCGTGGGGGCTTTTTTCGAGCGCCACCTGCTGGGGGAGGAGGAAACCAGGACGGCCGAGATCGTCCGGAGCCAGGCTCGACAGCATCTAAGCGCCCGAGACCTTAACCTCGTGGCAGGCGACCCCGCGGAGCGGGATCGGAACTTTCGGGTGTTCCTCGAGGGGCTGCCCGGAGTCTTCCGAATCAAGGCCTACGACACGACGGGGCGGATCGTGTGGTCCAATGAGTCTCGGCTCATCGGCATGAGCTTCCCGGACGACACCTTTCTCCAGAACGCCCTGAGCGGTCGGGTCACGACGGTGCTGGGGACACCCAGCCGCGAGGAGCACGTTTTCGAGCGGAGTCACCGGTACATCGCCGAGGCGTACGTGCCCGTTGAGTTCCAGGGGTCTGCCGGCGTGGCCGGGGTGCTTGAGACGTACAAGGACATGACGGCCACCATGATGGATGTGCAGCGCACCCAGCGGATCATCTGGGCCGTCGCCGGCGGGATCGGGCTCTTCCTCTACGGGGCCCTGGGACTCCTCGCCTGGAACTCCTCGGCCGGGGAGCGCCGGGCGATAAGCCGGCTGGAGCGCCAGAACCGGGAGCTCACGTTACTCCAGCAGTTCGCCCAGTCCATGCTCCGCCCGGTTGACCTTGGGCAGGTGGCGGCCGCTGTGGTGGAGAGCGCCGGCGCCGGCCTCGGGTTCTCGAGAGCCGCGCTGTATCGGGTCGAGGGGAACGAGGGCCTGACCCTGCTGGCCGAGTACCCACCTGGCTCCTCGGGGGCGGCGCCGGCCGCCGACCTCGTGGCCGACGCCCTGGCGGCGCGGGCACCGCTCCTGCGCGCCGGCACGGTCGCCGTCGCCCTGTTCACCCCAAAGGGATCGGCCCATCTGTTTGCCGGCGAGCGGTCGCAGTCGGGAGCGGATCCGGGCCCTGCGGCGATCCGACCGCTCGAGATCATGCTCCAGGAAGCCTCGATTGCGCTTGGCAACGCGGAGCTGTTCACCGAGATCCGAGAGGCCCACGAGCGACTGGCGGCCATCATGGCGAGCGTCACTGACCAGATGGTGATCCTGGACCGGGAGATGCGCGTGGTCTGGGCCAACTCGGCCACCGCCGCGGAGGTGGGCGGGAGCGCAGTCGGGCTCGCGTGCTTCGAGCTGATGGGCGGCACGCCCGAGACGTGCCGGGGGTGCCCGGCGGTCCGCACGTTCCACTCAGGCACGGTGGCACGGGGCATGCGCGCGCGGACCTGCCCGGACGGGAAGACCAAGTACCTGGACCTCATCACCGCCCCGCTCCGCGATGCCTCCGGGCGGGTCCACCAGGTCCTCGAGGTGGCGCGCGACATCACGGATATGGTCGAGATGGAGGAGCGCCTCAAGCAGGCGAACCAAGCCCTCGTCGACGCTCAGGTCCAGCTGGTGGAGCAGGAGCGCCTGGCCGCCGTGGGGCAGCTTGTGGTCGGGCTGCACCACGCGATCCTGAACCCCCTCACTGGGATCCTGGGGATTCTGCAGGTGCTCAAGGCCGAAACGGCCGGCAAGCCCGAGCAGGCCACGGCCATCGCCGAGGCTGAGGGCGAGATTCGGAAGATCGAGCGCCTCGTCAGGCGGCTGCCCGATCTGCAGCGCACCAACGGGACGCCGTACGTGGGCCGCCTGACCATGCTGGATCTTGAGCGCCTGTGGGCAGACCAGGCCGCGGGGCGCGGAGGCGGGGAGCGCGGATAA
- a CDS encoding cytochrome c3 family protein has protein sequence MGARSDGDHRERGTFARIACRAAGLALMLAWALLSATAAAAQTQIARTVHNLTSSGPGTFRVSEAAGLCVFCHTPHNASPTRALWNREVSGVTYKLYESSTLEAQLSQPTGSSRLCLSCHDGTLALGNLRVPPRGSRFTLGPLTGRAVLGTDLSDDHPISFVYDSALALRRGQLADPLTLPRTIRLDDTRQLQCTSCHDPHEDRNPKFLRLDNRFGALCTSCHRPRNWTGSTHSVATATWNGTGSNPWPPGAFPTVGENACINCHRPHAAGHPQRLLAQSAEPVVCTICHNGAVAPKSIEAEFLKPFRHPIDSSEWTHDPKEEPAVMPRHVACVDCHNPHAVTPAPATAPTATGRTRGSRGVSIQGARVDEVSFEYEVCLKCHGVNESTTPGILRRDAVRNVRLKINPANPSYHPVAAQGKNTTIVGLEPGYTPSSFIYCTDCHNNDEWTPQGTRPRGPHGSRYEPILEREFQAGDPAAESPASYALCYKCHNRSTLIDGSGRFPHKKHVVEKNASCAVCHDIHGSRQNIRLINFMLRTKTGSTVVTASSSGRLEFVPDLARPGRGSCYLKCHGEEHNPRSY, from the coding sequence GTGGGAGCCAGGAGCGACGGGGATCACCGGGAGCGTGGAACGTTCGCGCGCATCGCATGTCGCGCCGCGGGGCTCGCGCTCATGCTGGCCTGGGCGCTGCTCTCCGCGACGGCGGCGGCGGCTCAGACTCAGATCGCCCGGACGGTTCACAACCTGACTTCCTCGGGTCCGGGGACGTTCCGCGTGAGCGAGGCGGCGGGGCTCTGCGTGTTCTGCCACACCCCACACAACGCCAGCCCGACACGGGCCCTGTGGAACCGGGAGGTCTCCGGCGTCACCTACAAGCTCTACGAGAGCAGCACGCTCGAGGCGCAGCTCAGCCAGCCCACGGGCTCCTCGCGCCTCTGCCTGTCCTGTCATGACGGGACCTTGGCGCTGGGGAACCTCCGGGTCCCGCCACGGGGCAGCCGCTTTACTCTGGGACCGCTCACGGGGAGGGCCGTCCTGGGAACCGATCTCTCGGACGACCATCCGATCTCGTTCGTCTACGACAGCGCGCTGGCACTCCGTCGCGGCCAGCTCGCCGACCCGCTGACGCTGCCGCGCACCATTCGCCTGGACGACACGCGCCAGCTCCAGTGCACCTCGTGCCACGACCCACACGAGGACCGCAACCCCAAGTTCCTCCGGCTGGACAATCGGTTCGGCGCCCTCTGCACCTCCTGTCACCGGCCGCGCAACTGGACGGGCTCGACCCATTCGGTCGCAACCGCCACCTGGAACGGCACGGGTTCGAACCCCTGGCCCCCTGGGGCGTTCCCCACGGTGGGGGAGAACGCGTGCATCAACTGCCACCGCCCCCATGCCGCCGGCCACCCCCAGCGCCTGCTGGCCCAGAGCGCGGAGCCCGTCGTCTGCACCATCTGCCACAATGGCGCGGTGGCGCCCAAGAGCATCGAGGCGGAGTTCCTCAAGCCGTTCCGCCACCCCATTGACAGTAGCGAGTGGACCCACGACCCCAAGGAGGAGCCGGCCGTGATGCCGCGGCACGTCGCGTGCGTGGACTGCCACAACCCCCACGCCGTGACTCCCGCGCCGGCGACGGCTCCCACGGCCACGGGCCGAACCCGGGGCTCCCGCGGGGTGTCCATCCAGGGCGCCCGCGTTGATGAGGTGAGCTTCGAGTACGAGGTTTGCCTCAAGTGCCACGGGGTCAATGAATCGACGACGCCGGGCATCCTGCGCCGCGACGCCGTCCGCAACGTCAGGTTGAAAATCAACCCGGCAAACCCCTCGTACCATCCGGTCGCAGCACAAGGGAAGAACACGACCATCGTCGGCCTCGAGCCGGGCTACACGCCGTCGAGCTTCATCTACTGCACCGACTGCCACAACAACGACGAGTGGACGCCGCAAGGGACGCGTCCTCGCGGGCCCCACGGCTCGCGGTACGAGCCCATTCTCGAGCGCGAGTTCCAGGCGGGAGATCCCGCCGCCGAGTCACCCGCGAGCTACGCGCTCTGCTACAAGTGCCACAACCGGTCGACGCTGATCGACGGCTCGGGGCGCTTCCCTCACAAGAAGCACGTTGTCGAGAAGAATGCGTCCTGCGCCGTGTGCCACGACATCCACGGCTCCCGCCAGAACATCCGCCTGATCAACTTCATGCTCCGCACGAAGACCGGGAGCACCGTGGTCACGGCGAGCAGCAGCGGGCGGTTGGAGTTCGTCCCGGATCTCGCCCGTCCCGGCCGGGGCAGCTGCTACCTCAAGTGTCACGGCGAGGAGCACAACCCTCGCAGCTACTGA